The Solanum lycopersicum chromosome 2, SLM_r2.1 DNA window CAAACTTTTACCAGATAGATTAAGATGGATAAAATTTAAGCTTGAGAATCTAGCCTGAGGAAAGTTCAATGATGAACGGCAGGCAGTACAGGACTTGAAGGAAACAAGACTGCTGAATCATCAAGATAGCTAATGACCCTGGTAAAAAGTATGTTGGAAATTTAAGCTAAGCACTATTTTAGTATATTGAAGCATCAAATCTTGGCTCATAGAAGCAGACTTGGCTATTATATGATTGAAGAGCACACCCGGCAATCCAAGACCACACCTTCTTATCGACATCATAAAGAAGGCCTTTTCCTTGGTTCCAAGACGTGAAGCATATTAGGTTATCCTGTCCAAAGCATTCAAATCTTTCAGCAGATAGTCTTAAAAGTGCACGAAAATATCTTGGAGGCATCCTGCTTATTTCAACCCAGACGACTTTTGAGTGATCTAGTTCCCATATCCTCATACTTTGAAGAGTACTATAGAGCCCTATCCTTCCAACCAAAAATAGGCGTTTGTGAGTTCCAGCAACTAGGTACCCATCCAACAATGAGCGTGGAAACTTAGCAGGGATGTGTTCCCACTGCCCTGTATCCAGCCGATACATCATCAAACCAAGTGGGGAGAGAGTTTCCAAATACAGTCTTGAATCACAAAATGCCATCTTGGAGGAACAAAGGTTTACAGCAGGCATTGTCTGGTGAAGCGACCATTTGTCGATCTTTGAATCATATACCTCCGTTGGCAAAGACCTGTCACCATAAATATCGCTGGTGGCAATAACTTTAAATGACCTATCCTTTCTATCAACAACCATAAGCAACTGCCTCTGCTGATTATAATGCATGCTAGGCAACGTCCTCCAAGTCTGTGTCAAGGGATTACAAACTAAAGTTTTGAATGTCAACACATCTAATCCTGAGAAACAAACAAGACCTCCTGAAGACCCAACTAGCCAAAATGCCCACTGTGGTAAGAAAGTGAATGGTATTCTAAACCACTGTTTTAGTGGCAAGCTAAATACCGAACACTGAGGGGTCTGTGAATTCTTCCAAAATGTAAGAAGGCAGGGTCCATGGGAGGGCACTTGGGAATGAAACTTC harbors:
- the LOC101249133 gene encoding F-box family protein, translated to MVEIAESSESGSGLLNSTQVKSGSLPEEDSIHRQVSSFGSSGSRNTSPLGRIGSRNTSPSRQKVVKTKPRGLDEETVTTFVKAVQPDVQMEDNIWAMLPEDLLNEILARVPPFMIFRLRSVCKRWNSILQDHSFLKFHSQVPSHGPCLLTFWKNSQTPQCSVFSLPLKQWFRIPFTFLPQWAFWLVGSSGGLVCFSGLDVLTFKTLVCNPLTQTWRTLPSMHYNQQRQLLMVVDRKDRSFKVIATSDIYGDRSLPTEVYDSKIDKWSLHQTMPAVNLCSSKMAFCDSRLYLETLSPLGLMMYRLDTGQWEHIPAKFPRSLLDGYLVAGTHKRLFLVGRIGLYSTLQSMRIWELDHSKVVWVEISRMPPRYFRALLRLSAERFECFGQDNLICFTSWNQGKGLLYDVDKKVWSWIAGCALQSYNSQVCFYEPRFDASIY